The Streptomyces sp. NBC_00335 DNA window GTCGCCGACTACCGGGCCATCGACCCGATGTTCGGCAGCCTCCACGACGCCGACGCCGTCATCCGCGAAGCCCACGCGCTGGACCTGCGGATCATCGTGGACCTGGTCCCCAACCACTGCTCCGACCAGCACGAATGGTTCAAGCAGGCGCTGCGCGAGGGCCCGGGGTCCCCGCTGCGCGAACGCTTCCACTTCCGCGCGGGCCAGGGCGACGGCGGCGCCCTGCCCCCCAACGACTGGGAGTCCATCTTCGGCGGGCCCGCCTGGACCCGAGTCGCCGACGGGGAGTGGTACCTGCACCTCTTCGCCCCCGAGCAGCCCGACTTCAACTGGGAACACCCCGCCGTCCAGGACGAGTTCCGCTCGATCCTGCGCTTCTGGCTCGACCTCGGCGCCGACGGCTTCCGCATCGACGTGGCCCACGGCCTGGTCAAGGCTCCCGGCCTGCCCGACCTCGGCCGCGGCGAACAGCTCAAGCTGCTCGGCAACCAGGTGCTGCCCTTCTTCGACCAAGACGGCGTCCACGAGATCTACCGCTCCTGGCGCCGGGTCCTCGACGAGTACGCCGGCGACCGCATCGGCGTGGCCGAGGCCTGGACGCCGAGCGCCGACCGGACGGCCATGTACCTGCGGCCCGACGAACTGCACCAGGCCTTCAACTTCCACTACCTGAACACCGGATGGGACGCGAAGGCGCTGCGCGCCACCATCGACGAGTCCCTGGACGCGATGCGCCCGGTGGGCGCGCCGACGACGTGGGTGCTGTCGAACCACGACGTCGTACGCCACGTCACGCGCTACGGCGGCGGGGCCGAGGGCCTGGCCCGGGCGCGGGCGGCCGCGCTGCTGATGCTGGCCCTGCCCGGTTCCGCGTACGTCTACCAGGGCGAGGAGCTCGGCCTGCCGGAGGTGCTGGACCTGCCGGACGGGGTGCGGCAGGACCCGGCCTTCGCCCGCGGCGCCGGGCAGGACGGGCTGCGCGACGGCTGCCGCGTACCGATCCCGTGGTCGGGCACCGAGGCCCCGTACGGCTTCGGCGAGGGCGGCAGCTGGCTGCCGCAGCCGGCCGAGTGGGCGGGCCTGAGCGTGGCCGCGCAGACCGGCGACCCCCACTCCACCCTGGAGCTCTACCGCGCCGCGCTGCGCCTGCGCCGTTCGCACCCGGAGCTGGGGGCCGGCGACGCGGTGGAGTGGCTCCAGGCTCCGGCCGGCGTCCTGGCCTTCCGCCGGGGGGACTTCACCTGCACGGTCAACACCACGGCCGAGCCGGTACGGATGCCCGCGCCGGGCACCGTACTGCTGGCGAGCGGGCCCCTGCCCGACCCGTCGGAGCTGCCGGCCGACACGGCGGTGTGGTGGCGGGGATGACCTCCCCGCTGCGGCTGACGGACATCGCCGCGCAGGCCGCGGTCAGCGAGGCGACCGTCAGCCGCGTGCTCAACGGCAAGGCGGGCGTGGCGTCCGGCACCCGGCACAAGGTGCTGGCCGCCATGGACCTGCTGGGCTACGAACGCCCGGTCCGGCTGCGCCGGCGCAGCAACGGGCTGGTGGGCCTGCTGACCCCGGAGCTCACCAACCCGATCTTCCCGGCGTTCGCCCAGGTCATCGAGCAGACCCTGGCGGGCCACGGCTACACCCCGGTGCTGTGCACGCAGACCCCTGGGGGAGCCACCGAGGACGAACTGGTGGAGCAGCTGGAGGAACGCGGGGTCACCGGCATCGTGTTCCTGTCCGGGCTGCACGCGGACTCCTCGGCGGACCCTTCGCGCTACCAGCGGCTGGCGGCGCGGGGGGTCCCGTTCGTGCTGATCAACGGCTTCAACGAGCAGGTCCAGGCCCCCTTCATCTCCCCGGACGACCGCGCGGCGGCGGAGATGGCGGTCCGCCACCTGGAGGACCTGGGCCACCGCAGGATCGGCCTGGCCATCGGCCCTACGCGGTACGTGCCGTCGGCGCGGAAGGAAGCGGGTTTCATCGCCGCCCTCCCGTCGGCTGCGGCCGAAGGCCTGATCCAGCGCACCCTGTTCACGGTCGAGGGCGGCCACGCGGCGGGCGGAGCCCTACTGGACCGGGGCTGCACGGGCATCGTCTGCGGCAGCGACCCGATGGCCCTGGGCGTCATACGAGCGGCCCGCGAGCGGGGGCTGCGCGTCCCGGAGGACATCTCGGTCGTCGGCTTCGACGACTCCCCGCTGATCGCCTTCACGGACCCCCCGCTGACGACGGTCCGCCAACCGGTCCGCGCCATGGCCACGGCAGCGGTGGGCGCCCTCCTGGAGGCGGTCGCCGGCACCCCGGTCCAGCGGACCGAGTACGTGTTCCAGCCGGAGCTGGTGGTCCGGGGGTCCACCGGGCAGGGGCCGGGGGAGTAGGGGAGGGGGGCTTGTGCTGCGGGTCGGTTGGGCTGCGGGCTGGGCGGTGGCTGCGTGGGGTTCCGGGGGGCGTCCCGGCAGTCCAGTGTCCTTTCGGTGTGGGCCGGTCCCTCAAGGGCGCTCCCTGCGGTCGCGTCGCTTCGCGATGGCCTTCGGCCACCCTTGACCGACCGACCCACACCGAAACGCCACAAGACTTCCGGGATCCCCCCGGGGAATGGCCGGGGGAGGACCTTGGGAGGGGCGGCCTCGTCTGAGTTGCGCAGCCCCCTTTGGTCGGTGGGCATCTGTGCACGGATCCGGCAGGACCGTGAGCTCAGCCGGTACGGAGGCGCGGGGCGATCGGAGCATCCAGGGCCGGGCGTCTGGACACCCTTCCCGTGACCGTCGACCGCCACCCCGAGCGCAAGGACGCTCACAAGCCCCTCAGGGCCGGTGGGCGCGACAGATCGCTACGTACTCTCGCTCGGCTTAGCGACTAACGACCGTCTGTGGCTGATCTGGAGAAGGTTCGAGGTCCGGGCGGACGAGGTGGTTGTGACAGCATTGCGCGAGTGCTGAGCATAGAGATCAACGGTCTGCCCGCAGAGGTTGAGGACGTGCACCGGGTCGCGACGTGGAACTACGGGCACTTCACGTCGATGCAGGTCCGCGAGGGGGCGGTGCCGGGGCTGGAGCTCCACCTCCGACGGCTGGCCGGTGCCTCTCTGGAGCTCTTCGGCGAGGCGGCCGAGCAGGACGACGTCCGGATCCGCGCACTCATCCGGCACGGGCTCGGCGACCGGTCTGATGCGTCGGTGCGGGTGAGTGTCGTTCCCGCCGTCGGCTCAGCGGGTCGTACGGACGTCATGGTGTCGGTCTCGGACGCCGTGGCCGACAGCCCACGGCCGGCACTGCGCGTTCGCACGGCGACGTATGAGCGCGACCTGCCGCACCTCAAGCACGTGGCGACGATGGGGCTCACCTACGGGAGGCTCCAGGCCCGCGAGGCGGGTTTCGACGATGTCCTGTTCGTCGGCCGGGACGGGTTCGTCCGCGAGGGCTCGGTGTGGAACGCGTCGTTCTGGGACGGGGAGCAGGTGCTGTGGCCCGAGGCCCCCGTGCTGCCCGGCATCACCATGCAGCTGCTCCAGGCCGGCCTGACCCGTATCGGTGCCATGTGGTCGACCCGTCGGCTGACAGTCGACGACTTTCCGGCACTTCGAGCCGCCGCAGCGAACAACTCTCATTGCCCCAGCCAGCCTCTGGCCTCCATCGACCAATTCGTCTTCTCCGACGAGGGTTCGGTCCTGACCGATGTCCTCAACAGGGCCTGGGCCTCGGTCCCCTGGGACGTCATCTGACAGCCGTATCGTCGTCCCCACGTCGTCAGACCGACCACCACAGCCAAGTACCCATGCCCCCGTCTAGATCAGCCACAGACGGTCGTTAGTCGCTAAGCTGAGTGGGACTGTGTAGCGATCTGTCGCGCCCACCGCCCCTGAGGTCCTTCTCGTCCACCTTGCGCTCTGGGTGGCGGTCGACGGTCACGGGAAGGGTGCCCAGACGCCCGGCCCTGGATGCCCGCATCGCCCCGCGCGTCCGTACCGGCTGAGGTCACGGTCCTGCCGGATCGGTGTCCAGATGCCCTCCGGCCGGAGGGGGCTGCGCATCTCAGACGAGGCCGCCCCTCCCCTCTCCTCCCCCCGGCCATTCCCCGGGGGGATCCCGGAAGTCTTGTGTTTTTCCGTGGTGGGACGGTCCGTCAAGGGTGGCCGAAGGCCATCGCGAAGCGACGCGACCGCAGGGAGCGCCCTTGACGGACCGTCCCACCACGGAAGGACGCTCGACTGCCGGGACGCCGCCCGGCACCCACGCAGCCAAGGACCGGCCCGCAGCCCAACCCACCCCCCACCCCCCGACCCCACCCGGAAACAATTCTGCAATCTCTTGCGCAAGGTCTTGCAGCGCCCCCGTCCGGCACCTACGGTCGCTGCAATCCCCAACTCGGCCGTGACCGGTCCCCACCCGGTCCTGCGCCTCTCCGCCAGGAGGAACACCCCATGCCCACCCGTGCCCGCGCCGCCAGAGCCGCCGCCGCGCTGCTCTCCGTATCCGCCGTCACCGCCGTGACCGCCCTCGCCCTCGTCGGGGGGTCCGCTCCCCAGGCCATGGCCGCCGCCCCGGGTGAGAAGGACGTCACCGCCGTCATGTTCGAGTGGCGGTTCGACTCCGTGGGGAAGGCCTGCTCGCAGAGCCTCGGGCCCGCCGGGTACGGCTACGTCCAGGTGTCGCCCCCTCAGGAGCACATCCAGGGGGCCCAGTGGTGGACCTCGTACCAGCCCGTCAGTTACAAGATCGCCGGACGGCTCGGCGACCGGACCGCCTTCAAGGCCATGGTCGACGCCTGTCACGCCGCCGGTGTGAAGGTCGTCGCCGACTCCGTCATCAACCACATGGCGGCCGGCGACGGCACCGGAACGGGCGGGAGTTCGTACACGAAGTACAACTACCCGGGCATCTACTCCGGCGCCGACATGGACGACTGCCGGTCCTCGATATCGAACTACCAGGACCGCGGGAACGTCCAGAACTGCGAGCTCGTCCAGCTCGCCGACCTGGACACCGGCGAGGACTACGTGCGCGGGCGGATCGCCGGCTACCTCAACGACCTGCTCTCCCTCGGTGTCGACGGCTTCCGCATCGACGCCGCCAAGCACATGCCCGCCGCCGACCTGGCCAACATCAAGTCGCGGATGACGAACCCGAACGCCTACTGGAAGCAGGAGGCGATCCACGGCGCCGGCGAGGCCGTCTCGCCCTCCGAGTACCTCGGCAGCGGAGACGTGCAGGAGTTCCGCTACGCGCGGGACCTCAAGCGGGTCTTCCAGAACGAGAACCTCGCCAACCTGAAGAACTTCGGGGAGGCCTGGGGGTACATGTCCTCCGGGCAGTCCGCCGTCTTCGTCGACAACCACGACACCGAGCGCGGCGGTGACACCCTCAGCTACAAGAACGGGTCCGCCTACACGCTCGCCAACGTCTTCATGCTCGCCTGGCCCTACGGCTCCCCGGACGTGCACTCCGGCTACGAGTGGACCGACCGCGACGCCGGCCCGCCCAACGGCGGCACCGTGAACGCCTGTTACACCGACGGGTGGAAGTGCCAGCACGCCTGGCAGGAGATCTCCTCCATGGTCGGCTTCCGCAACTCCGCGCGCGGCCAGGCCGTCACGGACTGGTGGGACAACGGCGGCGACCAGGTCGCCTTCGGGCGCGGTGCCAAGGCCTACGTGGCGATCAACCACGAGGGCTCGGCGCTGACCCGGACCTTCCAGACCTCCCTCGCGGGCGGCGACTACTGCGACGTGCAGAGCGGCCGCACCGTGACCGTGGACTCCTCCGGGCGGTTCACCGCCACCCTCGGGGCCGGGACGGCCGTCGCCCTGCACGTGGGTGCCCGCAGCTGCGGCAGCGGCACGCCGAGCCCGACGCCGACCCCCACCACGACCCCCGCCACCGCCGGTGCCTCCTTCGCCGTCAACGCCACCACCGTCATCGGCCAGAACATCTACGTCACCGGTGACCGCGCCGAGCTCGGCAGCTGGAACACCGGCGCCGCGCTCAAGCTCGACCCGGCCGCCTATCCCGTCTGGAAGCTCGACGTCACGCTCCCGCCCGGCACCGTCTTCGCCTACAAGTACGTCCGCAAGGACGCCGCCGGGAACGTCACCTGGGAGAGCGGAGCCAACCGCTCCGCCACGGTCCCCGCCAACGGCAAGGTCACGCTGACCGACACCTGGCGCAACTGACCCTCCCGCCCCACCCCGTCCCGCACCCGAGGAGATCCGCCTTGATACGCCCCGCCCTCGCAGGCGCCGCGCGAGTGCTCGCAGCCGCCCTGGCCGTGACGCTCCTGCCCGCCCTTCCCGCCGCCGCGGCGGCCGCCGCCAAGGCGCCACCGGCCCCGCCCTCGGACGCCAAACTGGCGGCCGAGTCCGCACGGCACGACCTGACCCGGGAGCAGTTCTACTTCGTGCTCCCGGACCGGTTCGCGAACGGCGACCCGCGCAACGACCGGGGCGGTCTGACCGGCTCCCGGCTGGAGACCGGCCTGGACCCGACGGACAAGGGCTTCTACCAGGGCGGGGACCTCAAGGGGATCACCGACCGGCTGGACTACATCAAGGGGCTCGGCACCACGGCCATCTGGATGGCGCCGATCTTCAAGAACCAGCCGGTGCAGGGGACGGGCAAGGACGTCTCCGCCGGCTACCACGGGTACTGGATCACCGACTTCACCCAGGTCGACCCGCACTTCGGGACCAACGCCGATCTGGAGCGGCTGATCGACAAGGCGCACAGGAAGGGGATGAAGGTCTTCTTCGACGTCATCACCAACCACACCGCCGACGTCGTCGACTACCGGGAGGCGTCCTACGGATACCTGTCCAAGGGCGCCTTCCCGTACCTGACCAAGGACGGCGTGCCGTTCGAGGACTCCACTGGGTTCGATTCAGGAGCGGCCTCCGGGGGCCAGGGGAAGTTCCCGAAGACCGACACGGACTCCTTCCCCCGCACCCCCTTCGTCCCCGCGGCGAAGAAGAACCTGAAGGTCCCGGCCTGGCTCAACGACCCGACGATGTACCACAACCGGGGCGACTCCACCTTCGCCGGGGAATCCTCCGACCAGGGTGACTTCTTCGGCCTCGACGACCTGTGGACCGAGCGTCCCGAGGTCGTGGAGGGGATGGAGGAGATCTACGAGAAGTGGGTCGAGGAGTTCGACGTCGACGGCTTCCGGATCGACACCGTCAAGCACGTCGACACCGGCTTCTGGACCCAGTGGGCCACCGCCCTCGACGCGTACGCCGCCCGGCAGGGCCGCAAGGACTTCTTCATGTTCGGCGAGGTCTACTCCGCCGACACCGCGATCACCTCCCCGTACGTCACCCGGGGCCGCCTGGACGCCACCCTCGACTTCCCGCTCCAGGAGGCGATCCGTTCGTACGCCGCCCAGGGCGCGGAGGCCGGCCGGCTGGCCTCGGTCTTCGGCGACGACTACCGGTACACCACCGACAAGGCGAACGCCTACGAGCAGGTCACCTTCCTCGGCAACCACGACATGGGCCGCTTCGGGACCTTCCTGAAGCAGGACCGGCCGGGGGCGGGGGAGCAGGAGCTGCTGGACCGCTACCGGCTGGCCAACGAGCTGATGTTCCTCTCCCGCGGCAACCCGGTGATCTACTCCGGCGACGAGCAGGGCTTCACCGGCGCGGGCGGGGACAAGGACGCCCGCCAGCCGCTCTTCGCCTCCAAGGCGGCCGACTACCTGGACGACGACCAGCTCGGAACAGCGCGCACACACGCGAGCGATGCTTACGATCCGGAGCACCCGCTCTACAAGCAGATCAGTGCTCTCGCAAAGCTGACGAAGGACCACCCGGCCCTCCGGGACGGCGTCCAGAGCGAACGTTTCTCCAACGGGTCGGCCTACGCCTTCGCCCGCACCGACACCCGCACGCGCACCGAATACCTGGTCGCCGTCAACAACGCCGCCGAGTCCCGCACCATCGAACTCGACGCCCCGGCCGGCACCCAGTACCGCACCCTCTACGGCGGCACGGCCCTCCTGCGCGCCTCGGCCGCCGGCAAGCTCACCGTCCCCGTCCCGGCCCTCGGCTCCGTCGTCCTCCAGGCGATCGCCCCGGCCGCCAAGCCCACCACCCAGCCCACCCTCACCCTCAAGGCCCCGGCCCCCGGAGCCACCGGCACCGTCGAGCTCTCGGCCGAGGTCGCCGGCGACCCCCTGAGCCGGGTCGTCTTCGCCGCCCAGACCGGCACCGGCAAGTGGCAGGTCCTCGGCTCCGCCGACCACGCCCCGTACAAGGTCACCCAGTTCATCGACCCGGCCACCGCCGCCGGCACCCCGCTGCGCTACAAGGCCGTGGTCGTCGACTCCGCCGGCCGCACCGCGAGCGCCCTCGCCGCGTCGGCCACCGGGCAGACCCCGCCCGCCGAGGTCCCCACCGCCACCCAGCGCGACTACGCGGTCGTCCACTACAACCGCCCCGACGGCGACTACACCGACTGGCGCCTCTATGCCTGGGGCGACCTCGCCGAGGGCGAAGCCACTCCCTGGCCCGCCGGCCACGACTTCACCGGCCGCGACGCCTACGGAGCCTTCGCCTACGTCAAGCTCAAGCCCGGTGCGAGCAGCGTCAGTTACCTCGTCATCGACAAGAACGGCACCAAGGACGTCGCCACCGACCGCACCATCGACGTGACGAAGACCGGCGAGATCTGGCTGGAACAGGGCAAGGAGCCCGTCCGCACCGAACGGCCCGCCTACCCGCCGCAGGACCAGTCGAAGGCCGTCCTGCACTACCAGCGCCCCGACGGCGCCTACGAGGGCTGGGGCCTGCACGTCTGGACCGGAGCGGCCGCGCCCACCGACTGGTCCAAGCCGATCCTCCCCACCCGCACCGACTCCTACGGCGCCGTCTACGAGGTCCCCCTCGCCGCCGGAGCCACCAGCCTCAGCTACATCCTCCACAACGGCGACGCCAAGGACCTCCCCTCCGACCAGTCGCTCGACCTGAAGAGCAACGGGCACGAGGTGTGGATGCTCGGCGGCAAGGAGAAGTACCTCCTCCCGCAGCCCGCCGGCAGCGCCGCCGCCCTGGACCTCGCCAAGGCCCAGGCCGTCTGGATCGACCGCGACACCGTCGCCTGGAACGCCCCGCCCGCCGCCGCCTCGCTCCAGCTCCTCGCCTCCCGCGAAGGAGCCGTCAAGGCCGAGAACGGCACCCTGACCGGCCGGGCCCAGTGGCTGCGCCTGGCCAAGACCGAGCTGACCGCCGCCCAGAAGCAGAAGTACCCGCACCTGGCCGCGTACGCCGCCTACACGGTCGACCCGCGCGACCGGGACCGCGTCCGCGAAGCCCTGCGCGGCCAGCTCGTGGCCAGTGCCCGCGCCGCCAACGGCGCCGTCCTCGCCGCCACCGGGGTCCAGCTCGCCGGGGTCCTCGACGACCTCTACGCGACCGGTGCGGAGAAGGCCGCCCTGGGCCCCGTCTTCAAGGACGGCCGCCCCACCCTCTCCGTGTGGGCCCCGACCGCCCAGCAGGTGAGCCTCGAACTCGACGGCCGCACCGTCCCGATGCGCCGCGACGACGCCACCGGCGTCTGGTCGGTGCGCGGCGACCGCGACTGGACCGGCAAGCGCTACCGCTACGCCGTCACCGTCTGGGCCCCGAGCACCGGCCAGGTGGTCCGCAACCTGGTCACCGACCCGTACTCCACCGCCCTGACCACGGACTCCGCGTACAGCCTGGCCGTGGACCTCGCCGATCCGAAGCTGGCCCCGGCCGGCTGGCGCGAGCTGAAGAAGCCCGCGCCCGTCCCCTTCACCTCCGCGCAGATCCAGGAGCTGCACATCCGCGACTTCTCGGTCGCCGACACCACCAGCACCCACCCCGGCCAGTACCTGGCCTTCACGGACACCGCCTCGGCGGGCATGCGCCACCTGCGCGAGCTGGCCGCCGCCGGCACCTCGTACGTCCACCTCCTGCCCGCCTTCGACATCGGCACCATCCCCGAGAAGCCCGGGGACCGCACCGAGCCCGCCTGCGACCTGAAGGTCTACGCCCCCGACTCCGAGGAGCAGCAGGCCTGCGTGGCCTTCGCGGCCGCGAAGGACGCGTACAACTGGGGCTACGACCCGCTGCACTACACGGTCCCCGAGGGCTCGTACGCCAGCGACCCGAACGGCACGGCCCGCACGGTGGAGTTCCGCCGCATGGTCCAGTCCCTGAACGGCGCGGGCCTGCGCACGGTCATGGACGTGGTCTACAACCACACGGTGGCCGCAGGGCAGTCCGACAAGTCGGTGCTCGACCGCATCGTCCCCGGCTACTACCAGCGGCTGCTGGCCGACGGCTCCGTCGCCAACTCCACCTGCTGCGCCAACACCGCCCCCGAGAACGCCATGATGGGCCGCCTCGTCGTGGACTCGGTGGTCACCTGGGCCAAGCAGTACAAGGTCGACGGCTTCCGCTTCGACCTCATGGGCCACCACCCCAAGGCCAACATCCTGGCCGTGCGCGCCGCCCTCGACGCGCTGACGCTCCAGAAGGACGGGGTCGACGGGAAGAAGATCGTCCTCTACGGCGAAGGCTGGAACTTCGGCGAGGTCGCCGACGACGCCCGCTTCGTGCAGGCCACGCAGCAGAACATGGCCGGCACCGGCATCGCCACCTTCTCCGACCGGGCCCGCGACGCGGTCCGCGGCGGCGGCCCCTTCGACGAGGACCCGCGCGTCCAGGGCTTCGCCTCCGGCCTGTTCACCGCCCCCAACGCCTCCCCGGCGAACGGCACCGCGGAGCAGCAGCGCGTCCGGCTCCTGCACGACCAGGACCTGATCAAGGTCGGGCTGACCGGCAACCTCGCCGCGTACGCCTTCACGGACTCCACCGGCCGAGCGGTCAAGGGCTCCGAAGTGGACTACAACGGAGCCCCGGCCGGGTACGCGGCGGCTCCCGGCGACGCGCTCGCGTACGTCGACGCCCACGACAACGAGACGCTCTTCGACGCCCTGGCGTTCAAGCTCCCCGAGGGCACCTCCACGGCCGACCGGTCCCGCGCCCAGGTCCTGGCCATGTCCGTGGCGGCCCTCTCCCAGGGCCCGGCCCTCTCCCAGGCGGGCACGGACCTGCTCCGCTCCAAGTCCCTGGACCGCAACTCCTACGACAGCGGGGACTGGTTCAACGCCATCCACTGGGACTGCAAGGACGGCAACGGCTTCGGCCGCGGCCTGCCCCCGGCGGCCGACAACCGCGCGAAGTGGCCCTACGCGAAGCCCCTGCTGGCAGCGCCCGCACCCGGCTGCGCGGAGATCGGCGGCGCCTCGTCCGCGTACCGGGACCTGCTGAAGATCCGTACGACGGAACCGGCCTTCGCCCTCACCACCACCGCGGCGGTCCAGGCGAAGCTGGCCTTCCCCCTGTCGGGACCCGAGGAGACCCCGGGCGTGATCACGATGACCCTGGGCGACCTGGTGGTGGTCTTCAACGCCGCCCCCACCGCCCTGACCCAGCGTGTTCCGGCCCTCGCGGGCACGGCCTACGCCCTGCACCCGGTCCAGGCCTCGGGTACCGATCCGGTGGTCCGCCAGGCGGCCTACGACCCGGCGAAGGGAGAGTTCGCCGTCCCGGCCCGCACGGCTGCGGTCTTCAAGCGGGGCTGAGTCCGGCGGAGTGAGCCGGCCGGGTGAGCCCGGCCGGCAGGCGGCTCAGGCCGAGTTGACCAGAGTGAGCTGGTCCAGCCGCTTCTCCAGCAGGATCACCCCGTACACCCGCCCGTCCTTGCCCTCCTTGTGGGGGAACTCCCCGACCACCCGGTAGCCCGCGGACTGGTAGTACGCGACCAGCCGGGGGTTGGTGGAGACGCAGTCCAGCCGCGCCCGTTCGCGGCCGGCCCTGGCGATGCGCCGCTCGAAGTGTTCGAGCAGCCGCCGGCCGGCCCCGGCGGGCGCGGCTTCGCGTTCGACCATGAGCCGGTGCACGTAGCCGGCCACGGGCGGCTGGATGCCCCAGGCGTCCTCGTCGGACCACCACAGCTCGTACGCCCCGACGGCGTGCCCGTTGCCGTCCGAGGCGAGCCACACCTCGCCCTCGCGCATGACCGCCCGGAAGTGCGCCGGGTCCTTCTCGCCGGGCTTCCACTGCTCGATCCCGTGCGCGGCCATCCAGCGGGCGGCCTGGTCGTACAGCGCCACCAGCGTGCCGGCGTCCTTCTCCTCGGCCTGCCGGAGCACGATCCCGTCGTCAATGATCACGCGGGCATTATTGCGCGTTATTCGATCAAGGACGATCCATCAACGCGGACCGGGCACCGAGGGGCCGGATCCCGTGGGAACCAGGGCCACCAGCCGCCCCACCAGCTCCCCGAACGGCCCGTCGGCCGGCTCGTCCACGAGGATCCGTACGAGGATTCCCGCCATCTCCGCGTCGTAGGCGGCGCTCACCGCGGCCAGCGCCGCGAAGTCGTGCACCAGCTGCAACTCCAGCTCGGCGCGCGGGATCCGCCGGCCGTCCAGCCAGATCAGCGCCGTCGACTCGGCCAGCGACACCCACGAGCGCACCACGAGTTCCAGCCGCGCGGGCGGGGCCTGCCGGTCGAGGCCCAGGTGCGAGAGGATCTGCTCGTACGCCGCCTGCCGCACCTCGTCGATCATCGCGTTGGCCCGGCTGCTGCCGACCGCCGGACCGCCCCGCATCAGGGCCGAGAAGCCGGGCCCGTGGTCGTCGACGAAGGCGAAGAACCGCCCCATGACCCGGAGCAACCGGGCTCCGAGCGGCCCCTCCCGGGGCTCCACGAACCGCAGCGCGAGCTCGTCGGCGGCCCGCCGCAGCGCAGCCTCGTAGAGGCTCAGCTTGCCGGGAAAGTAGTGGTAGACGAGCGGCCGCGATATCCCCGCGGCCGCCGCGATCTCGTCGATGGACACGTCGTCGGGCGACCGGTGGCTGAACAGCTCCAGCGCCACCCCGATCAGCTGCTGCCGCCGCTCCTCGACACCCATCCTGCGCCGCACCCCGGTTGTCATGCGGACACCCTACTGCGCAGCCCCTCGGCGGCCCCCTACAGGTCCAGGACCAGGCGCTCCGAGGCCGCGCGGGAGACGCACAGCAGCATGGAGTCCTCGCGTTCGCCGTCGGTGAGGAGGGTGTCGCGGTGGTCGATGTCCCCGGCCAGGACCCGGTGTTGGCAGGTGCCGCAGAAGCCCTGCTCGCAGGAGTACGGGGTACCGGGCAGCTCCCGGCGGACGGCGGTCAGGACGGATTCCGTCGCCGCCACCTCCACGACCCGCCCCGAGCGGTGCAGTTCCACCGTGAAGGCCTTCGCGTCCCCGCCCGCGGCCGCCGGGGAGAAGCGCTCCAGGTGGACCGGGGTGCCCGCCGGGGCGGCCGCCTCGACCGCCGCCATCAGGGGGGCCGGGCCGCAGCAGTAGACCAGGGTCCGCGGGCCCAGGGCGCCGAGCACGCTCAGGTCGGGGAGGCCCGCCTCGTCCTCGGGGACGACCGTGACCCGGTCCCCGTACCGGGCGAGTTCGGCAAGGAAGGGCATCGAGGCCCGCGAGCGGCCCCCGTAGAGCAGGGTCCAGTCCGCGCCGGCCGCCGTCGCCGCCCGGAGCATCGGCAGGACCGGGGTGATGCCGATCCCGCCCGCGACGAAGGCGTAGGACGGGGCCGGGACGAGCGGGAAGCGGTTGCGGGGCGGGCGGACCGGGAGCTCCGCGCCCTCCACCAGCTGGGCGTGCGCCTCGCGCGAGCCGCCGCGGCCGTCCTCGACGAGCCGGACCGCGATCGTGTAGCGGCCCAGGTCGGAGGGGTCTCCGCACAGGGAGTACTGGCGGACCAGCCCCGAGGGGAGCTGCACGTCCAGGTGCGCGCCCGGGGCCCACTCCGGGAGGTCCGCCGATTCCAGGGTCAGGGACAGCACCCCGTCCGCGGGCTCCGTACGGGAGACGATCAGTGCCGGGATCCACCGCCGCGGCGAGTACCCCGAGACCGGGGTCTCCAGCGCGGGCAGCGGCCAGAGGGGCGATCCGGAGTCGATG harbors:
- the pulA gene encoding pullulanase-type alpha-1,6-glucosidase gives rise to the protein MIRPALAGAARVLAAALAVTLLPALPAAAAAAAKAPPAPPSDAKLAAESARHDLTREQFYFVLPDRFANGDPRNDRGGLTGSRLETGLDPTDKGFYQGGDLKGITDRLDYIKGLGTTAIWMAPIFKNQPVQGTGKDVSAGYHGYWITDFTQVDPHFGTNADLERLIDKAHRKGMKVFFDVITNHTADVVDYREASYGYLSKGAFPYLTKDGVPFEDSTGFDSGAASGGQGKFPKTDTDSFPRTPFVPAAKKNLKVPAWLNDPTMYHNRGDSTFAGESSDQGDFFGLDDLWTERPEVVEGMEEIYEKWVEEFDVDGFRIDTVKHVDTGFWTQWATALDAYAARQGRKDFFMFGEVYSADTAITSPYVTRGRLDATLDFPLQEAIRSYAAQGAEAGRLASVFGDDYRYTTDKANAYEQVTFLGNHDMGRFGTFLKQDRPGAGEQELLDRYRLANELMFLSRGNPVIYSGDEQGFTGAGGDKDARQPLFASKAADYLDDDQLGTARTHASDAYDPEHPLYKQISALAKLTKDHPALRDGVQSERFSNGSAYAFARTDTRTRTEYLVAVNNAAESRTIELDAPAGTQYRTLYGGTALLRASAAGKLTVPVPALGSVVLQAIAPAAKPTTQPTLTLKAPAPGATGTVELSAEVAGDPLSRVVFAAQTGTGKWQVLGSADHAPYKVTQFIDPATAAGTPLRYKAVVVDSAGRTASALAASATGQTPPAEVPTATQRDYAVVHYNRPDGDYTDWRLYAWGDLAEGEATPWPAGHDFTGRDAYGAFAYVKLKPGASSVSYLVIDKNGTKDVATDRTIDVTKTGEIWLEQGKEPVRTERPAYPPQDQSKAVLHYQRPDGAYEGWGLHVWTGAAAPTDWSKPILPTRTDSYGAVYEVPLAAGATSLSYILHNGDAKDLPSDQSLDLKSNGHEVWMLGGKEKYLLPQPAGSAAALDLAKAQAVWIDRDTVAWNAPPAAASLQLLASREGAVKAENGTLTGRAQWLRLAKTELTAAQKQKYPHLAAYAAYTVDPRDRDRVREALRGQLVASARAANGAVLAATGVQLAGVLDDLYATGAEKAALGPVFKDGRPTLSVWAPTAQQVSLELDGRTVPMRRDDATGVWSVRGDRDWTGKRYRYAVTVWAPSTGQVVRNLVTDPYSTALTTDSAYSLAVDLADPKLAPAGWRELKKPAPVPFTSAQIQELHIRDFSVADTTSTHPGQYLAFTDTASAGMRHLRELAAAGTSYVHLLPAFDIGTIPEKPGDRTEPACDLKVYAPDSEEQQACVAFAAAKDAYNWGYDPLHYTVPEGSYASDPNGTARTVEFRRMVQSLNGAGLRTVMDVVYNHTVAAGQSDKSVLDRIVPGYYQRLLADGSVANSTCCANTAPENAMMGRLVVDSVVTWAKQYKVDGFRFDLMGHHPKANILAVRAALDALTLQKDGVDGKKIVLYGEGWNFGEVADDARFVQATQQNMAGTGIATFSDRARDAVRGGGPFDEDPRVQGFASGLFTAPNASPANGTAEQQRVRLLHDQDLIKVGLTGNLAAYAFTDSTGRAVKGSEVDYNGAPAGYAAAPGDALAYVDAHDNETLFDALAFKLPEGTSTADRSRAQVLAMSVAALSQGPALSQAGTDLLRSKSLDRNSYDSGDWFNAIHWDCKDGNGFGRGLPPAADNRAKWPYAKPLLAAPAPGCAEIGGASSAYRDLLKIRTTEPAFALTTTAAVQAKLAFPLSGPEETPGVITMTLGDLVVVFNAAPTALTQRVPALAGTAYALHPVQASGTDPVVRQAAYDPAKGEFAVPARTAAVFKRG
- a CDS encoding GNAT family N-acetyltransferase, whose translation is MIIDDGIVLRQAEEKDAGTLVALYDQAARWMAAHGIEQWKPGEKDPAHFRAVMREGEVWLASDGNGHAVGAYELWWSDEDAWGIQPPVAGYVHRLMVEREAAPAGAGRRLLEHFERRIARAGRERARLDCVSTNPRLVAYYQSAGYRVVGEFPHKEGKDGRVYGVILLEKRLDQLTLVNSA